The following DNA comes from Nocardioides sp. JQ2195.
CGCACCCAGGTCTGCCCGCAGCCCGGGGTCCCGCAGTCGACGCAGCACGCAGCAGAGATGCTCGACGGCGCGCTCGGGGTCCAGGCTTCCCCGGCCATACCAACCCTGGGCCAAGAACGTCGGACACGTTTCCGGGGTCAACAGCTCGAAGAAGCCTCCCTCGCCCTGGACCACGAGCGGCTTCCCGAAGGCCAGGCACCGCAGTGCCGAACCACCCATCCCGATGCACACGTCTGCCGAGCCGTAGGCCCAGCGTGGATCCGGTGACTCCCCCGGCACGAGCACGACCGTTCGACCCGCTGCGGCGTTGGCGCTCGCGGCGGCCCGGCGCACTGTTCCGAGCTCGGGACCACCTCCGACCACCACGAGCTGCACCACCTGCTCTGCCGCGAGCTCCTGCACGGCACGCACCGCCGTGAGCACTCCTTCGAGCTTCAGCTCCCTCACCAGACGTGAGACCACGACGATCCGCAGGGCCCCGGGTTCGAGCCCCACGACGTCGACAGGTGGCTCCGGACAGACGCCCGGGGCATTCTCCCTCGCATCCACAGGCGGCTCGAGCAGGTGCACCGGACCTGAGTGACTGGCTCGGACATGGTCCCGGATCTGGGCCGTGCCCACGACGAGTGGAAGAGACGAAGGAAGGAAGGGAGCCACCGACATCGACATCACGGTGCCAACAGCGGTCGACCGGCCGATGCCACCCCGGGTGGCGGCGTACGCCTCGAGGATCGGCGGCCACTCGTAGCCATGGACGACATCGATCCTGCGGCTCCTGACCAGGCGTCGAAGGTCGGCAGCGGTCTCCCACCCGGGGCGCAACCGTGCCTCGCGACGCACGACGTGCTCGAGTCCCAGGGCGTGCACACGGTCGACCAGTGGCCCCGGCTCGGAGTAGACCAGCACCTCGTGTCCCTGGGCGGTCGCTGCTGCAGCGAGCTCGACCGCGTTGAGCTGACTGCCGCCGATCTCCATGCTGTGCGGATAGACCACCACCCTCATGCGGGACTCCTGACACCAGCGGTGGGGGCGGGTGCCTGAGCCCGCCACACCTCCAAGTCGTTGCGGCACACCCACAACGTCGCGGCCATGCAGATCCCGCCGACCGTGCCAGCGACCAGCAGGAGCAGCACGGCGCCGGACATCACCACGCCCAGCGTTGTCGCCAGCATCCAGGCAAGGGCGGCAAGGAGGGACGGGAGCGCAACGGCGTTCGACACTGCCCGGACGCCGATGCCTCCGCGGGCGAACTCGGCGAGGTACATCGGCAGGCTCACCAGTGCCGCGACGAGCACCAGCGCGAGCGCGGCACCACCGGCGCCGGCCCGGTCGATCCCCAACCACAGCGCCGGCACGAGCACCACGATCCAGACCACCTGGATGCGCAGGATCGCGCCCGTGCGGGCACGGACCACGAGGTAGTCGTAGGCGAGCTCGAAGAAGATCCGCAGCGCCGCGAGGAGTGCCAACCACCGCAGCACCGGGGCTGCGGCGGACCACTGCTCGCCGTAGACGAAGGCGACCAGCTGCGGCGCGGTCGCGCTCATCACGAGGCAGACCGGGAGCGCGACGGCAGACAGCGGTCGCAGCACCTGCACGAAGGAGGTGCGCATCAACGTCGGGTCGTGCTGCATCCGGGCGAACAGGGCAGGAGCCACGCTGCGCAGCGGCTGGGAGAAGATCGAGACCGGCCAGCTGGCCAGGTTGGCGGCGAGGACATAGCTGCCCAGGACCACCGGGCCGAGGAACCGGCCGACCATGAGCTGGTCGATGAACCCGACCAGGAACACGATGATGCTGGCCCCGGCCAGCGGGAGTCCGAAGACGAGGAGCCGCCGGGCGAAGCGTCGGTCGAAGCCGAAGCGG
Coding sequences within:
- a CDS encoding glycosyltransferase; protein product: MRVVVYPHSMEIGGSQLNAVELAAAATAQGHEVLVYSEPGPLVDRVHALGLEHVVRREARLRPGWETAADLRRLVRSRRIDVVHGYEWPPILEAYAATRGGIGRSTAVGTVMSMSVAPFLPSSLPLVVGTAQIRDHVRASHSGPVHLLEPPVDARENAPGVCPEPPVDVVGLEPGALRIVVVSRLVRELKLEGVLTAVRAVQELAAEQVVQLVVVGGGPELGTVRRAAASANAAAGRTVVLVPGESPDPRWAYGSADVCIGMGGSALRCLAFGKPLVVQGEGGFFELLTPETCPTFLAQGWYGRGSLDPERAVEHLCCVLRRLRDPGLRADLGAFGRELVVSRFALDAAAGLQEAVYRDALDRRASAPRVLSDTTRSGAGLISYKVRRRVERHRGRVAVDDFNARPL
- a CDS encoding lipopolysaccharide biosynthesis protein → MAGRVADASRRPAAGRALAWSFANTMVARFGTLAIGIALARMLGPEEFGTYAVALVALLAILSFNELGVSLAIVRWEEDPAEIAPTVTTISVGMSAVLTGAAVWAAPYFASAMGSPEAAPLVQLMSLCVLVNGVVATPAALMQRLFRQDQRMVADQVNVWLGAFVSLGMVAVGFGAISLVVGRLAGAGVSGLLFLRFSPLPFRFGFDRRFARRLLVFGLPLAGASIIVFLVGFIDQLMVGRFLGPVVLGSYVLAANLASWPVSIFSQPLRSVAPALFARMQHDPTLMRTSFVQVLRPLSAVALPVCLVMSATAPQLVAFVYGEQWSAAAPVLRWLALLAALRIFFELAYDYLVVRARTGAILRIQVVWIVVLVPALWLGIDRAGAGGAALALVLVAALVSLPMYLAEFARGGIGVRAVSNAVALPSLLAALAWMLATTLGVVMSGAVLLLLVAGTVGGICMAATLWVCRNDLEVWRAQAPAPTAGVRSPA